AGCAGCCACGCGCCGATACCAGCGCGGAAGGGCTGGCGCGCCTGTCGCCCGCCTTTGACCGGCTGGGAAGCGTTACTGCGGGCAACGCCTCGTCAATGAATGATGGCGCGGCGGCGGTGCTGATGATGAGCGCCAGCAAGGCGCAGGAAATGGGGCTGCCGGTGCTCGCGCGCATACGCGCTTTCGCAAGCGTGGGCGTTGATCCGGCTCTGATGGGCATCGCGCCGGTCTACGCTACGCGGCGCTGTCTGGAGCGCGCGGGCTGGCAGCTCAATGATGTCGATCTTATCGAGGCCAATGAGGCATTCGCGGCACAGACGTTGTCGGTCGGTAAGCTACTGGAGTGGGACGAGCGCAAGGTGAACGTTAACGGCGGTGCGATTGCCCTGGGACATCCGATTGGCGCGTCCGGCTGCCGCATTCTGGTTTCTCTGGTCCATGAGATGGTGAAGCGTCAGGCTCGCAAAGGGCTCGCCACGCTTTGCATTGGTGGCGGCCAGGGCGTGGCGTTGGCGATTGAACGCGATTAATCCTTTCCTTTCTTATTAAGAAATGTGCCGTCACTTCACGGCGCACTTTCTTTGTCAGCTAATAGTATTGAAAGAGCAATTATATTCCTGATATCAGTTGCTCTGTTTACTATTTCCTTCATTTAAGTTAATTCGCAGATTGCAGTCACTATCGCCGCTTTTCATGGGTGAATTTAAAAACAAACTGTGACTCAAAACATCATTTTATGGTCGTTTGTTGATTTTTTATTGAGCGCAATCACGTGCTTTCTTTTCGTTATTTTTGAAACAAAGTATTGCGATCCGGATCGCTAAAATAACCAATATTAAAAAATAAAATACAGTTTCATAAAAAAGAAACGATATTTCATTGAGGGTATTTTATGTTTAATAAAGCTCTGGTACTGACTGTCCTCTGTGGTTCATCATTCGCGGCGCAAGCCGTAACCGTTGATTTACGTCACGAGTACATTGATAGCGGAATCAATGCCGATCGCGTTGCGGTTTCACATCGTTTTGATAATGGATTTGGTTTTTCCGTGGAGGCGAAATGGAAAACCGGCGGAGACGATCAGTCGCGTCCATTTAATGAAGTCGTGGGTAACGGTCATGAAGATCAGATAAGCTGGCGCTGGAAAGCAACCGACGCTATCGCTATCACGCCAGCATTTACTATTGAAAGTGTTGATAGTAAAACCATTTATAAGCCAAACATCCATGTGCAGTACAGCTTTGAGAATGGCTTCTATGTCGCGGCCCGTTATCGTTATGAGTATACCCGCGTCCCGGAAGGTAAAGATGATGACGATAAAGTTAACCGTGGTGATGCCTGGGTAGGATTTGCGCTCGGCGACTGGCGCACTGAGCTGAACTATGTGTATGCCCAGAGCGAAGAAGGCTTTACCCGTAATAACGGGAAAAACTATTCCAACGAATATAACGCCAAAGTGGCTTATAAAATTGATAAAAACTGGGCACCTTATTTTGAAGTCGGAAATATTGGCGTAAAAGAGTCTGACGAGCGCCAGACGCGTTTACGTGTCGGCGTGGCATACAGCTTCTGATAAAATTAGCCTCCGCCAGTGCGGGGGCGTTAATTCTGTTTTGCTGTTTCCTGATAGCGTGCTCCTGAGAATAAGCACACCGCCCATGCAGGGGCGGTTTTTTTATGCCCGCTGTAAATTATTTTTTTTCGCATGCGCTCATTCTTATTAAGCTGCCGGGTTTACCTTAAACATGAAAAAATAAAAAAGCCCTCCAGGAGAGGAGGGCAAAGGTCAGTAATGGAAACAGGACGCTTATTATTATGACACGCTCAGCAGGTAATGACTCCAACTTATTGATAGTGTTTTATGTTCAGATAATGCCCGATGACTTTGTCATGCAGCTCCACCGATTTTGAGAACGACAGCGACTTCCGTCCCAGCCGTGCCAGGTGCTGCCTCAGATTCAGGTTATGCCGCTCAATTCGCTGCGTATATCGCTTGCTGATTACGTGCAGCTTTCCCTTCAGGCGGGATTCATACAGCGGCCAGCCATCCGTCATCCATATCACCACGTCAAAGGGTGACAGCAGGCTCATAAG
This sequence is a window from Cronobacter sakazakii. Protein-coding genes within it:
- a CDS encoding oligogalacturonate-specific porin KdgM family protein; this encodes MFNKALVLTVLCGSSFAAQAVTVDLRHEYIDSGINADRVAVSHRFDNGFGFSVEAKWKTGGDDQSRPFNEVVGNGHEDQISWRWKATDAIAITPAFTIESVDSKTIYKPNIHVQYSFENGFYVAARYRYEYTRVPEGKDDDDKVNRGDAWVGFALGDWRTELNYVYAQSEEGFTRNNGKNYSNEYNAKVAYKIDKNWAPYFEVGNIGVKESDERQTRLRVGVAYSF